The window TTGAcacttgtattcttttatttcttcGCTGTAAGATAACACATGGTTTTGCACTTGAACAAAAAAGAATCTTCAACATACTATTTGCTTTGCCTTTCGTCTAGCTGCTTCCTTTCCTCGTGATTTCTGGTGTACTCCTTGTCTCCTGTGCTCTCAAGTCTCGACTTCAATAAATTGCTTTTTAATAACCCCATAACTTCATGAGTGTTGAAATTAAATATCCCCTTATCCTTATTTGTTAAGGAATTTGTCTCTGCTTTGTTCAGACTACTCAAACAAAACTATCCCCCAATGCCTGATGGAACACATCTCGCCACCAGATCAGAAGTAACCACTTATTCCACAGTTTTTACAATGTTCTGTCTGTCAGCAGATTTTCAATTACCTTTTGACTCAgcaatcttttattttgttcCATCTTTCAAATTCTCGCCACCAGATCCAACTTCAGCCGATAACCCCTATGCTCCCCAACATTTAGCAACCTTCCAGAGTTTGGGGCTACTACCTGTATAAGTATACCAACTAGTCACAAGTTGCCAAATGAAGTACAATAGATAGCAAGTTTATTGGACCTCAGCAACAAAAAAAGATTACATTAGAACTCTAATGCAATATCAAAGAAAATGTATAACAATGAAAGTCCTTTTTTGAGGACTCTTTTCGACAAGGCAGCTAATTCACAAAGTTTTGCCAAACTTAACTCTCACTATTATTGCTCTGGTACCTCCTCTGAATCCGAAGTCTTCTTCAGCATGCCCCTAATCTCGTTAGGTTCATGCTTCCTTGGTATGGTAGTATAGTTGGTCATTACCTTCTATCCGAACAACTTGTTAGGTAATTACCTGTGAATATCCCTAGTAACATTCTCCTATTTCCCTACAGGTGTTGTACACATGAGAACAAAAACCACCATCCCAATTCAGAGTTGTCTCTAGGGACTTCACTAGTTATGTCGATATCATTTAATTCACCATCATTCCATCAACTTCATCTCCTTATCAGTTCTAGCAGTCGAAGATCTCTTCTGATTTTTCACCTTCCTTGATCCCATTCTATTTGTTCTTGAAGCATTGCTGATTCGTTTAGCATTTTCATTTGCAAAGTGTAAAACATAATAAATCTTTGTAAACATCAGCCATCGCTTTAATATTGAATGAAGCTGCTTACATTTTCTCTAACTTGTATCCAAGCTAAACAATTAATCAAATTGATAGTCACGGCCATGCCTAGGATGAAATTCTATCTAGATCCAAAATTTCAAAGGTTTCTTAAAGGTAGTGCTGCATTTGGACTTTTTTGGGTTTTTTAGCATTTCATATTTCAAGCTCACTCTGAAAAAACCGAAAATTGAACTAAAACAGAAAAAAGACTTATTTCTTCCCTACAACTAATGAACTCCCCCTTTCACCATCATGGTGAAGTGAGAGATAATGAGACAAGCGCCCCCTTACCTTCTTCATTTGTCGTGATGAAAAAGACTGATTGAGTCCAACTTTTACACGGATTGACTATATATACTTTATGCCTTGATTGACTACCACATGGAACATATATCTACTTTTTCGTTTCTAACATGTTACAACCCTTGTAGGTCTTTTCCTTCCAGCCTTCGTAAGGCCAATTCTGGATTCCTATGAAGCATCTAAGCAAGTTCCTCAGCCCGTATTAAGTGATGTAAGTACCATATCTTGACAAGTGCTGGAAATTGATGTTTTTCTGATTGTGTGCATCTGGTTGGATCATTTGAACTAAATGCACACGTGAGTTCCTTTGCTTGTTTCTGTATGTGAGTTACTTTTCCTCATTAGAATTCTCACTTTTCAGCCTCTGGCAAGTGAGATTTCTTGCCTTGCCTAAAACATATGCCATCCATTATCTAACTTGGGAACGATCAATAAAACTTACCTTAAAAATGAAGTTTTAATGTGAAACAAACCTATTGCTAGTCATTTTTTTAGTTCATTCTCATTTTAGTGCATCTCAAGTGTGGTGTCATTAATCATTCAATCGTAAATTTTTGTATTGTCAACTTCGCAGGTGGTTGCAAGTATGACTGGAAAGAAATAAGGATGATCTGTATCAGTGACACTAGAAGATTGTTCTTAATGTATCActgtttctctttttttaatcaattttcattttcttcggCCATAAAATAAGGATGTACAATGTTTTTGGAAATCAAGCTTCATATCAATAGTTATTATCATACATTGCCATTGATGCATAAGACTGATTTTCAAGTTATTTAGCTTTAATCAGTCCTTTTGAAGTCTGAGTGAAACTTGCCTCACCACTAATTCAGGTCTATAAACTCGTTTGGTTCTTTTAAGGTGGGATTGAACAATTGACCTTTGAGATGATATCCTCCAAGCTATAAATTCGTTTGGTTTGTATTGCTTCCGTCAATTTTCCTCTAGATTTATGCTTTTGTAGGACTTCTTCAGAGACATACTTGTTCATCCGTATAGGAAAGTGAGAAAACTTGATAACAATTTTGTTGACgtaaaatttgttttgtttttctttcagGAAGTTACAAGGTTTACCTTTTTTAGTGATTTTCAATATTAAAAGCTTTTGCACTttacatattttctttttcattatttcaataatattttCATAAGTTCGACATTAACATTTTTTACTATTtcaacaaaaatagaaaataaactttaaaaaaaaagcaGTAGTGTAGATGtaatataactttttttttgaCATGTTAGTTGATGTCGACATTTTCCTAATATTGAAatctttactttttctttttttttttttttcttttctaaatattggctgaattttgaaaatgaaacgaaattttagaaaaattgttaAGAATAGGAAAATGGAtaagatatttaaaaataaagtgtAATAGGGTTTTATCAAATATTtgtcaaataattattatttttataaagtgtaaataatttaaatttttattttctgtGAAAAAAATCCTCTCTGTCTTAAAATTTCACTTTTTCAAATTTAGAGTGGGTAGAGTAGAGTTTAGGTTTTGCCATCCTGTCTGTCTCCTATATTCATCAAATTGAAAGCTATGGCACATAAATATGTTGACTTGTCCCATCAAATAAAAacatacataaataaataaaatatcatccAAAATCTTTATGTCCATATCCCATCTTTTCTTTTGGAACTTTATGATAattgaataaaacaaaaatcttttggaaccttttttttttccttgtgagaaaaatgtttaaaataaaaattccctCTTGCTtactttttctttatatatatttaagattCATTGATAAATTTTTATAATAGTGTATTGGATTAGAGTTTTCTATGTTTATAAAACTTCCTCTACAATAAAAATTGCTAGAAaacttaaaattaatataaCCACTTTTTTATTATCCGTGGAAAGATAATATATAGAAAGAATGTTAAGGTGAGAGAATAAAATTGGGAAGCctaaacatatataaaataaaataactcgTTGGAATGCAAGAGTGTTAGTGAATGTCACTTTAGTTAAAGTTTTGgaattaagattaaaaaaaaaacataatagcTTGAGAGTTAAATTCATTTTTGTAATGATATATACATGTTATGTCATGGATATTTAAGTTTGACCTAATAGAAAAacttaaaagagaaaaaggaaaagtatGGATAAAATCAAGGCAAACCGAGACTAATGTCGTCAAACACACAACGGAATTGTATCTTTATGATGAGATATACTTCTTCTCTTCTTTAGCCTTCTCGTTAGTGTTGGACTCTCTTTCACTAAGAACTTGAGAGGGAATAACATTTTGTCCGAAACAACAATTATTGTTGGGACATCTCGAAAGACAATCCAAAGGACAAGATGACAAATGTTACCGGAGAAAATTGTCACAACATCCTTATAAAATATTGTCAAAACCAAAGTTTTAATACTTTTAGATTGAGTTGAAGGAGGTAAATTAGTTCAACCAAACCAAGAAACACTAGGTCTTGAACTCCTCAAAAAGGAAAAGGTCACCTTGGCTTGGACCAAGTGGTTGAAGTCGAGGTGACCATGAgtgttaaaaaaaaactcattttttttGCTTCGTCCTCGAGATGGATTGTATCTCAAGCTATGTGTATTAGCGTTAGTACTTTAAACCTTAAACTATCTTTACTAACCTCATTTTGCCTTCGTTTAATATAAGCATATTACATGTTGTCTGTAGCATGGAACTGAGATAATAAGAAAGTAAGAAACACTTGCATCACAAGCATCTTTAATAAAGAAAACACTAACCGAGTAATTACTTTGAAAACACCATCAAGTGTTTTTAACATGTTTCAAGATATTTTGAatctatttatattatttaaccAGATCCTATACTAATTGAAAATACTATATTCTCAAGCACtatgacaaaaagaaaaaagtcaaACACGTAAAAATCTTCacttttaaatttaagttaTTAAAGCTTTCTATGTTTTTCCTAAGATCACTACCATCTCTTTTCTTGATCTTGAAACAATGGTAGAGTGTTAAGTCAAAAGAGGGACCAAAAAGAAGTAAAATGACAGTAGACTTTCTTTCCTCCTTGGGGTTCACAAAAAGCCACAAAAAAGAAATGTCTTTTTGTAACATTTATCTGCCTCTTTTGACTTGTTCACTCATGGTTTTTAACCAGCTGGCTCACTCCCATTTGTCTTagttgattattattattttgtcattttatctACTCTAATTTGTCTAAAAACagtaaaaataaattgaaaagcAATCTAACAAGTAGAACTTGAATCAGAATCTAAGAGACGTTGGATAATAGTTTTATCATTAAACTAACTATAAAATTAGAGGAGTTCCAACCTTTCTTGGTCTGTCGGTGTGTATATACATTTTTAACTATATATAACTTTAGATTTGTTTTTGTTAGTTTTTTGGTACCTACTCCATTGAGATGATCGATATAATTACTCATCATTTTCTCCACTTAACTAAGTGGGTTTTGGATAATTTCACAATcatccttgtttttttttttttcaattgttctttttttcttttagctaTTTCTTAAAGATTGTAATTCTAAAAATGTGACATTTTACTTTCCCAAATATGAAACTATTCATCCCAATTAACttgtaaaattattattttttcaattttcaaaactttaattttaattctttaaaCAAGGATAAAAAGTATTATAATAGAAAGTAAAAAATTTAGGGATAAAAAAAGGTACTTGTTATAACTTAATTTTTTAgaactaataataaaaaatcaaataattatcgAATAGAATTTAAATAGTTAACTCGTAGCTACCAAACAAACCTCGAGTAATTATTGAATGATGTCCtaaaataacattaattaattacaaaattgaCACAATGTAAATTCATAAGATCAAATTTGTATATAATTAATAAGCGACaatatcttaaaaaaaagatGTAATATGTTCAATAATAGCGAGAGGCTCTTTTGCTAAGTCTTTTTCAATGTCAACCTTTCCCCTAAAAATGCCAAAAAAAACTCAAAACCTTCTTTCATATCTTTGCACCCTTTATGATATCTATCTCTTTTGCTTTCTCCTTTTTTAACACAAATACTAAAATTTCTCAAAAACAAAATGTTAACCATGGAGTGTAAACCACAACAAAAAGACCAAGATTCTTCATTTGAAAATCTACCACTATTTTCAATCCCACACCTATCACTAATGGACTCACCACAACATTCTGGGATGCTAACTCCACCAATCTACTCCGCCGTCTCAGTCCCGTTCAGGTGGGAAGAAGAGCCAGGCAAGCCTAGGTTTAGTACCGCCGTTTCCATCTCAGCCTCCACCTCTCCGAGCCTAGAATTGCCTCCTAGGCTTTTGGTGCCAAGATCTGAGTGTAGTTCTTCCTTTAGATTTGATGAGAAGAGTTCTTTGTTTATGAAGAAAAGAGGATGGTTTGGTTCATGGAGAAAAAGAGGTTTGAATTTGAGAGGAAAAAGAGAGCAAATTGGAATTGGAGGGCTTGTGTTCCCATCTTTGGAATTGGAAGAGAGTCTTGGTTCAAAAGTGGAAGCTTCAAGGTTTAGAAGGAATGGGAGCTTTTCAAGCTTGATGAGTAGTACTCAAATTAAGCCTCATTTTTGGGTTAAGTATTTCCTTAATTGTGTGTTAAGTCTTCATATACCTTTTGATTTTTCTGTACTTTTAGAATGTTGATTTCATTTTGGTCTCCATAATTCAAAATGTCTAGTTTAAATACAAAGTTGAAATTCCAATGATTGATAAACATTTTGAGAAATGAACCAAAATGGAAAGTATACTGATGAAGTAAactaaacctttttttttcttataatgGTTGCTTAATTACCATATATATTAACTTTGGTGTTGCAGGAAAGTGTTTGTGAAGGTTTGAAGCATATAGTTCCATCGTGGAGAAGCAGAAAGCTGAAAAGAGAGACTTAGTTTGATTTTGTGCGTTATTAGGTGTAGTTTTCAACCCTTTGCAATAATGGAAGTTCCAAAGTCTGTTGATATGTGCTGCTTTTTGTTATTGGTACAGTAGGAGTTTAAGAGGCCGATTCAAACCACTCACCGAGGTTATTTAGCACATTCATATACCAACCAAGCTGTGCTAGCTAGTTTTAGCAAGATGTGTTTTAATTTCTCTCGCTGTGTTTTCAAGCATTTTCTTGAGATTGGTCGTGAGAAAATTTGCCTCTTCAATTGAATATGTTAAAGACTATTTCCACAACATATAATGGTGAAAATTCTTAGCTTTTAGCCTTATCCATAACATATCATGggctttctctctctcttctgcTCTTTTGCTCTGTGATTTAGCTTCATATTTTAACCATATTATTGCTTG is drawn from Cucumis melo cultivar AY chromosome 11, USDA_Cmelo_AY_1.0, whole genome shotgun sequence and contains these coding sequences:
- the LOC103498799 gene encoding uncharacterized protein LOC103498799; the protein is MPVMEKLKMFVVQEPVVAASCIIGGIGLFLPAFVRPILDSYEASKQVPQPVLSDVVASMTGKK
- the LOC103498800 gene encoding uncharacterized protein At4g00950, with translation MLTMECKPQQKDQDSSFENLPLFSIPHLSLMDSPQHSGMLTPPIYSAVSVPFRWEEEPGKPRFSTAVSISASTSPSLELPPRLLVPRSECSSSFRFDEKSSLFMKKRGWFGSWRKRGLNLRGKREQIGIGGLVFPSLELEESLGSKVEASRFRRNGSFSSLMSSTQIKPHFWESVCEGLKHIVPSWRSRKLKRET